In Chitinophaga nivalis, a single genomic region encodes these proteins:
- a CDS encoding sodium:solute symporter family protein — MNAVIDTTVMVVFSVFIMLVGFSFSRTGRNLRSFFAAGEAVPWFIGGLSLFMSFFSAGTFVAWGAIAYKYGWVAITIQWTMCIGGLVTGYYLAPRWKATGNLTAAEFIRERLGVNVQQCFIYIFMIVSLLIKGSVLYSVARLVSASLGFPLMPATVVLGLFMIAYTAVGGLWAVMVTDILQFVILTAAVLIIVPLAFEAAGGVHHFLHFSPAGFFDVVNGEYSWSFILAYALYHIFYIGGNWTFVQRYTSVDTPRSASKVAWLFAALYIVSPVLWMLPPMLYKSINPGLLGLDTENAYLMICRQVLPAGLMGLMLTGMYFSTSASANTALNVVAAVFTNDIYKGVFRPAASDTTLMRVARISSWFFGIGMIGIALIVPYMGGIVEVTLSIGAITGGPLLAPPIWALFSRRLTGKATLYITGVSLAVNLVCKLLLPLTAGYKLSRAHEMLLGVGLPFLLLALYELYAYYKGHISQEYIHLQEQKKQRSKNIPEAAPAEALAIRKQNRFGLQVIAFSLAFIALLLYGLCFFSGKSTGLVTGIATVILLLSLIPWRAARKVDVSPVWTATETVIH; from the coding sequence ATGAACGCTGTTATTGATACCACTGTTATGGTTGTCTTTTCTGTATTTATCATGCTGGTAGGGTTCTCTTTTTCCCGTACCGGGAGAAACCTGCGGTCTTTTTTTGCGGCCGGTGAAGCAGTCCCCTGGTTCATCGGCGGTCTGTCGTTGTTCATGAGTTTTTTCTCTGCCGGTACTTTTGTGGCATGGGGCGCCATTGCCTATAAATATGGCTGGGTGGCCATCACCATTCAATGGACCATGTGCATCGGCGGGCTGGTAACCGGATACTACCTGGCGCCGCGGTGGAAAGCTACCGGCAATCTTACTGCGGCGGAATTTATCCGGGAACGTTTAGGCGTTAACGTGCAGCAGTGCTTTATCTATATCTTCATGATCGTATCCTTACTGATCAAAGGCTCCGTACTTTATTCCGTTGCCAGGCTGGTCAGTGCATCATTAGGATTTCCTTTGATGCCGGCTACTGTGGTGCTGGGATTGTTTATGATTGCCTATACCGCCGTAGGTGGTTTGTGGGCAGTCATGGTAACGGATATCCTGCAGTTTGTGATCCTGACAGCAGCCGTATTGATTATCGTACCACTTGCCTTTGAGGCGGCCGGCGGAGTACATCATTTTCTGCATTTTTCTCCTGCCGGATTTTTCGATGTAGTCAATGGAGAATATTCCTGGAGTTTTATCCTGGCGTATGCCTTGTATCATATCTTCTATATCGGAGGTAACTGGACGTTTGTACAGCGTTATACCAGTGTGGATACGCCGCGGTCGGCATCAAAAGTGGCCTGGCTTTTTGCGGCGCTGTATATCGTAAGCCCGGTATTGTGGATGCTGCCACCGATGTTGTATAAAAGTATTAACCCCGGATTGCTGGGATTGGATACAGAAAATGCTTACCTGATGATATGCCGCCAGGTATTACCTGCGGGACTGATGGGGTTGATGCTGACCGGTATGTATTTTTCTACTTCTGCTTCTGCCAATACCGCTCTGAATGTGGTAGCTGCCGTTTTTACCAACGACATCTATAAAGGGGTGTTCCGACCGGCCGCATCAGATACCACCCTGATGCGGGTAGCCAGGATCTCTTCCTGGTTCTTTGGTATAGGCATGATTGGGATTGCCTTGATAGTACCCTATATGGGTGGAATTGTGGAAGTCACATTAAGCATTGGTGCGATCACGGGCGGCCCCTTGCTGGCGCCGCCGATATGGGCCCTGTTTTCCAGGCGGCTAACGGGAAAGGCTACCCTGTATATTACCGGTGTTAGCCTGGCCGTCAACCTGGTATGTAAACTCCTGCTGCCACTGACGGCAGGGTACAAATTGAGCCGTGCCCATGAAATGCTGCTGGGGGTAGGATTGCCCTTTTTGCTGCTGGCGTTGTACGAGCTGTATGCTTACTACAAAGGACATATCAGCCAGGAATATATACACCTGCAGGAACAAAAAAAACAACGCAGCAAAAACATACCCGAAGCAGCTCCCGCGGAAGCCCTGGCCATCCGCAAACAAAACCGTTTCGGACTGCAGGTGATTGCTTTTTCATTGGCGTTTATTGCCCTGCTGTTATATGGCTTATGTTTTTTCTCCGGAAAAAGTACCGGGCTGGTAACAGGCATTGCTACGGTTATATTGTTGCTGTCGCTCATTCCGTGGCGGGCGGCCCGTAAGGTAGATGTATCACCGGTATGGACAGCAACAGAAACAGTCATCCACTAA
- a CDS encoding DUF5017 domain-containing protein has protein sequence MRNLLCLLVCVVAGVACSKEKVPTPSLEVTTAASTYKAGEMITFNLTGDPDNITFYSGEPGHHYDYRYRTRAENDLQISFKTLVQFGKIYPNLQLLVSADYRGEADTAKVRAATWKDISSRAVFSAGQDNTASGTISLKAFADPKDSTARLYVAFRYTDYKKTQGQNRWVISAFDAGNVSQEGMVSPLATMATAGWQAIDFRNKETGWMISATRLLMPAAGKEADDNEDWIISKGLDPGYIKPDAGVAIKNISTALPVYKYTYTRPGSYKVVFEGANVRYNGAQRTTREITLTITP, from the coding sequence ATGCGAAACTTATTATGCCTGTTGGTATGCGTAGTGGCAGGAGTAGCCTGCAGTAAGGAAAAGGTACCCACGCCTTCCCTGGAAGTAACAACAGCTGCCAGCACCTATAAAGCCGGAGAGATGATTACTTTTAACCTGACCGGGGATCCGGATAATATTACCTTCTATTCCGGTGAACCGGGACATCACTACGATTACCGCTATCGTACCCGCGCAGAGAATGACCTGCAAATAAGTTTTAAGACGTTGGTGCAATTCGGGAAGATATACCCGAACCTGCAACTGCTGGTATCTGCTGACTATAGAGGAGAAGCGGATACCGCTAAAGTAAGGGCAGCTACCTGGAAAGATATTTCCAGCCGTGCTGTATTCTCTGCCGGACAGGATAATACAGCTTCCGGTACCATCAGTTTAAAGGCATTTGCTGATCCGAAAGACTCAACGGCACGGCTATACGTAGCATTCAGATATACAGATTATAAGAAGACACAGGGCCAGAACCGGTGGGTGATCAGTGCTTTTGATGCCGGCAACGTTTCGCAGGAAGGTATGGTATCACCGCTGGCCACCATGGCTACAGCCGGCTGGCAGGCGATTGATTTCAGGAATAAGGAAACAGGCTGGATGATTTCTGCCACGCGATTACTGATGCCGGCAGCAGGGAAGGAGGCCGATGATAATGAAGACTGGATCATCAGCAAAGGTTTGGACCCCGGGTACATCAAACCCGATGCGGGCGTGGCGATAAAGAATATTAGTACGGCACTGCCGGTGTATAAATATACCTACACCAGGCCAGGTAGCTATAAGGTAGTATTTGAGGGAGCCAATGTGCGTTACAACGGTGCACAACGTACAACAAGAGAAATTACATTAACAATCACTCCCTGA
- a CDS encoding RagB/SusD family nutrient uptake outer membrane protein has product MKKYIISLIILTGCILPGCNKFLDTKPEDFVTPEFYYNTEADLERSLNGVYNRLIDTYGRMYARGLFSFLTISDEFFYKNVSTNNVRVMDFDAGQLDVGKLWEVAYQGIDRANLLLENVHRPAMDETKRNAIKGQALFLRAYFYFVLADNFGAVPLRLTATKSSLEPMQGRAPVAAVYASIVADMKAALPLVHDIRTYTSNERITATAVEAVLARVYLTMAGAPLYETARYADALTCTNNVIKSARHSLNTSYSAIFINHSKDINEPGECIWEIGMYGNQQGAAQLAGGVGIENGLECPDDNIGYSGGGVHPTARLFNLFAPDDLRRDWAIAPYRYAIAAGVTSRVSYTPAQVYDRTAGKWRREYETLVPKNRLYNGTNFPVIRYADVLLMKAEAENAVNGPDGEAYEAVNMVRRRAYGKLPGTPDATADLPAGLSKADFLLQIQDERARELCFEGLRKHDLIRWGLYLSKMQSLATEITATAPAAWKYAASAAKNVTARNLLFPIPTTETTINHLVEQNPGW; this is encoded by the coding sequence ATGAAAAAATATATCATCTCCCTGATTATACTAACAGGTTGCATACTACCAGGGTGTAATAAATTCCTGGATACGAAACCGGAGGATTTTGTGACGCCGGAATTTTACTACAATACCGAAGCTGACCTGGAACGCTCGCTGAATGGGGTGTACAACAGATTAATAGATACCTATGGCAGAATGTATGCGCGGGGTTTGTTCAGTTTCCTGACCATCAGCGACGAATTCTTTTACAAAAATGTTTCGACCAACAATGTCCGGGTAATGGATTTTGATGCCGGCCAGCTGGACGTCGGCAAGTTGTGGGAAGTTGCCTACCAGGGTATCGACCGGGCCAACCTGTTGCTGGAGAATGTGCACCGGCCTGCAATGGACGAAACAAAAAGAAATGCCATCAAAGGACAGGCGCTTTTTTTGAGGGCTTATTTTTATTTTGTGCTGGCAGATAATTTTGGTGCGGTGCCTTTGCGGCTTACTGCCACTAAATCGTCCCTGGAGCCCATGCAGGGCCGTGCTCCCGTAGCGGCAGTATATGCTTCCATTGTGGCCGACATGAAGGCTGCGCTGCCTTTGGTGCATGATATCCGTACTTATACCAGCAATGAAAGAATTACCGCCACTGCTGTAGAGGCAGTACTGGCACGTGTGTACCTTACAATGGCCGGCGCGCCGCTGTATGAGACAGCCCGGTATGCAGATGCGCTGACCTGCACCAATAACGTGATCAAATCGGCCCGGCATTCACTGAATACCAGCTATAGCGCCATATTCATCAATCATTCAAAAGATATCAATGAACCGGGTGAATGCATCTGGGAAATCGGGATGTACGGCAATCAGCAAGGGGCAGCCCAGCTGGCCGGCGGAGTGGGTATTGAAAACGGATTGGAATGTCCGGATGATAATATTGGTTACTCCGGCGGAGGGGTACATCCCACCGCCCGGTTATTCAACCTGTTTGCACCGGACGACCTGCGCCGCGATTGGGCTATTGCACCCTATCGTTATGCGATAGCTGCCGGTGTTACCAGCCGGGTGAGTTATACCCCTGCGCAGGTATATGACCGTACTGCCGGCAAATGGCGGCGGGAATATGAAACCTTGGTACCTAAGAACAGGTTATACAACGGCACTAATTTTCCTGTAATCCGGTATGCAGATGTGTTGCTGATGAAAGCGGAAGCGGAGAATGCGGTAAATGGTCCGGATGGCGAAGCCTATGAAGCGGTGAATATGGTGAGAAGGAGAGCTTATGGAAAGTTACCAGGTACCCCTGATGCAACAGCAGATCTGCCTGCCGGTTTGAGCAAAGCGGATTTTCTCTTGCAGATCCAGGATGAACGGGCAAGAGAACTTTGTTTTGAAGGGCTGCGGAAACATGACCTGATACGCTGGGGATTATATCTTTCAAAAATGCAGTCACTGGCCACAGAGATTACAGCTACGGCGCCCGCTGCCTGGAAATATGCTGCCAGCGCCGCCAAAAATGTAACCGCCCGTAACCTGCTGTTCCCGATACCCACGACGGAAACAACGATCAATCATCTGGTTGAACAAAATCCGGGATGGTAA
- a CDS encoding SusC/RagA family TonB-linked outer membrane protein has translation MHENTFLPVRYLLRLFFILFTALPVMAQQQPAKSGAQVITGIVTATDRTPLPGVTIRIKGGVQSAITNEAGRYQLSADTAATLLYSYVGYLPKAVKVTAGRNVYHVTLEPTVKGLNDVVVVGYGTVKRKDLTGAVGEVKMADMAKAPVSSFEEALGGRVAGVQVSAGDGQPGSPMNIVIRGNNSVTQENSPLYVIDGFPVENPANNIFNPEEIASIEVLKDASATAIYGARGANGVIMITTKKGKTGAPVITWQTWMGFQQNLKKQEMMNPYEFVKYQLEQNNTLYTPIYLNNGKTLEDYKQEKGIDWQDLVFRNAFQQNHSLSMRGGNEKTTYAVSGSLLNQDGIIINSGFRRYQARLALDQQVTSQVKAGINVNYTGTKTYGTVANTTPTGPTASLMYSIWGYRPVTGNAGRDASLTDEPFDPDVDPMGEYRMNPIISTRNEYNPVFNHTIMANAYIDYKPARYFTLRISGGITKEAIRKELFNNSNTRLGHPKSSTLGVNGGISQGEKTNWLNENTLTYARVFNKAHSLNVVGGMSMQKVSLYSYGFTASQLPNESLGMSGLDEGIITTGPTAKSSNALMSFLGRVNYGYKSRYLFTLSFRADGSSKFPAANRWAYFPSVAVAWRLIEEGFMKDLPFLSEAKIRAGYGMTGNNRVPDFAYLSALQLFPYSGYSFGNSPVQGIIPGNLGYPGLKWETTGQTDIGLDLGFLNNRITLTADYYRKNTRDLLLNATLAPSLGYLNGIRNIGKVTNEGIELTLNAQPVQQKKFTWSTSFNISFNRNKVLQLNEGEPSYASRITWGNFNNAYPYIAIPGHPIAMFYGFLFDGIYQYSDFNKSGESGYVLKDNVPNNGSPRSAIQPGYIKFRDINGDGQVDNNDQTIIGNPNPVHTGGFSNNFTYRNFDLHVFFQWSYGNDILNANRIEFENGDVNRPFLNMFASYANRWTPEHQSNTLYKVGGQGPLVYSSRTIEDGSYLRLKTVALGYNFPAVRLKPVKIKSCRIYAAAQNLFTWTRYSGLDPEVSVRQSALTPGFDWSAYPKARTLTVGLDLTF, from the coding sequence GCGTACAATCGGCTATCACCAATGAAGCCGGCAGGTATCAGTTGAGCGCAGATACAGCTGCTACACTCTTATATTCCTATGTGGGATATCTTCCCAAAGCCGTCAAAGTAACTGCCGGCAGAAATGTATACCATGTCACACTGGAACCCACCGTAAAAGGGCTGAACGATGTAGTGGTAGTAGGCTATGGCACCGTAAAGCGGAAAGACCTCACCGGCGCCGTAGGAGAGGTGAAAATGGCCGATATGGCAAAGGCACCCGTGTCTTCCTTTGAAGAAGCGCTGGGTGGGAGGGTGGCCGGCGTACAAGTATCTGCCGGCGATGGCCAGCCGGGATCGCCCATGAACATTGTGATCCGCGGGAACAACTCCGTTACACAGGAAAATTCTCCCTTGTATGTGATCGATGGTTTTCCGGTGGAAAATCCGGCCAACAACATTTTTAATCCGGAAGAAATAGCCTCCATTGAAGTATTGAAAGATGCTTCTGCCACAGCTATCTACGGCGCCCGGGGCGCCAACGGAGTGATCATGATTACTACCAAAAAAGGAAAAACCGGCGCACCGGTGATTACCTGGCAAACATGGATGGGATTTCAGCAAAACCTGAAAAAACAGGAGATGATGAATCCTTATGAGTTTGTAAAATACCAGCTGGAACAAAACAATACGCTCTATACACCCATCTACCTGAATAATGGAAAAACCCTGGAAGACTACAAACAGGAAAAAGGAATCGACTGGCAGGACCTTGTATTCAGGAATGCATTCCAGCAAAACCACAGCCTGTCGATGAGAGGCGGTAATGAGAAAACCACTTATGCGGTTTCCGGCTCCCTGCTGAACCAGGATGGTATTATCATCAATAGTGGTTTCAGACGTTATCAGGCAAGACTGGCACTGGATCAGCAGGTGACCTCCCAGGTGAAGGCCGGTATCAATGTGAACTACACCGGCACCAAAACCTATGGCACAGTTGCCAATACAACACCCACAGGTCCTACGGCCAGTCTGATGTACAGCATCTGGGGATACAGGCCTGTTACCGGTAATGCCGGCCGGGATGCTTCCCTGACAGACGAACCTTTTGATCCGGATGTAGACCCGATGGGCGAATACCGCATGAATCCCATCATCTCCACGCGGAATGAGTATAATCCGGTTTTCAACCATACGATCATGGCCAATGCCTATATCGATTATAAGCCGGCCCGGTATTTTACGCTACGGATTTCCGGCGGTATCACCAAAGAGGCTATACGAAAAGAACTGTTCAACAACTCCAACACCCGGCTGGGCCATCCTAAAAGCAGTACGCTGGGCGTGAATGGGGGGATCAGTCAGGGGGAAAAAACAAACTGGCTGAATGAAAATACGCTTACGTATGCGCGGGTGTTTAATAAAGCCCATAGTCTGAATGTAGTGGGAGGCATGTCTATGCAAAAGGTATCCCTATACAGTTATGGTTTTACCGCTTCACAGCTGCCCAATGAATCGCTGGGCATGAGTGGGTTGGATGAAGGAATTATCACGACAGGACCCACTGCTAAATCATCGAATGCATTGATGTCTTTTCTGGGTCGTGTGAACTATGGATATAAATCGCGGTACCTGTTTACCCTGTCCTTTCGTGCGGATGGTTCTTCGAAATTTCCCGCGGCTAACCGATGGGCTTATTTTCCGTCAGTGGCAGTGGCATGGCGGCTGATAGAAGAAGGTTTTATGAAAGACCTGCCATTTTTGTCTGAAGCAAAAATCCGTGCAGGTTATGGCATGACAGGAAATAACCGGGTACCCGATTTTGCCTATCTGTCGGCATTGCAACTATTTCCCTATTCCGGCTACAGCTTTGGCAATTCCCCGGTACAGGGCATTATTCCCGGCAACCTGGGATATCCCGGGCTGAAATGGGAAACCACCGGGCAAACAGACATCGGACTGGATCTCGGTTTTTTAAATAACCGGATTACCCTTACGGCAGATTATTATAGGAAGAATACCCGCGATTTATTGCTGAATGCCACGCTGGCGCCTTCTTTGGGTTATCTCAATGGTATCCGGAATATTGGGAAGGTGACGAATGAAGGTATAGAGCTCACCTTGAATGCGCAGCCTGTCCAGCAGAAAAAATTTACGTGGTCTACCAGTTTTAATATCTCCTTCAACCGGAACAAGGTATTACAGCTGAATGAAGGAGAGCCCAGCTATGCTTCGCGGATCACCTGGGGGAATTTTAATAATGCCTATCCTTATATCGCTATTCCCGGTCATCCGATTGCGATGTTTTATGGATTCCTGTTTGATGGTATTTATCAGTACAGCGACTTTAATAAATCGGGAGAAAGCGGATACGTACTGAAAGACAACGTACCCAATAACGGTAGCCCCAGATCGGCTATCCAGCCGGGTTATATCAAATTCAGGGATATTAACGGCGACGGCCAGGTGGATAATAATGATCAGACCATTATTGGTAATCCCAATCCGGTGCATACTGGTGGGTTCTCGAATAATTTCACCTATCGGAACTTCGATCTGCATGTCTTCTTTCAGTGGAGTTATGGTAATGATATCCTGAATGCCAACCGGATTGAGTTTGAAAATGGAGATGTCAACAGGCCGTTCCTAAATATGTTTGCCTCCTATGCCAACCGCTGGACACCGGAGCATCAAAGCAATACCTTGTACAAGGTAGGTGGCCAGGGGCCGCTGGTTTACTCTTCCCGCACCATTGAAGATGGTTCTTACCTGCGGTTGAAAACAGTGGCACTGGGTTATAACTTCCCGGCCGTAAGATTGAAACCAGTTAAAATAAAGTCCTGCCGCATCTATGCCGCTGCGCAGAATCTGTTTACCTGGACCCGCTACTCCGGTCTGGATCCGGAAGTTTCGGTCAGACAATCTGCTTTAACACCGGGCTTCGACTGGTCGGCCTACCCTAAGGCCCGCACCCTCACTGTCGGCCTGGATCTTACGTTTTGA